The Manis javanica isolate MJ-LG chromosome 4, MJ_LKY, whole genome shotgun sequence genome contains a region encoding:
- the LOC140848598 gene encoding uncharacterized protein codes for MATPTFSTHNPDHVRDGSGFEEWWTLHGQGSRKRGEQARAVPPAGRPGPRGKVKGSGCGQERPHREGSSARTSRRLLSERRARGAVRRLGYSGVDGCARPSEALCCSFRWARSFRIWICSVLTCSHFIQSFWLPHLHWPLTRCYPDFGSRLQGGSSFRPPLRQTAGSRAGDPSLRAGRGDQRSLTGAGSGSSGEQGDARRSSSGSRTRAAPAPCRPESAPPRRRLRTDPWGRRFSPARCYKGLTNTGAFLEAHFGEHEQGRGVGRGEREKIAPGGKGTGKRGGRHRRREDLRRGRQRRCWATHRGCGFRRCLWATAAPLPGALPPFPDPHGNPVPPQAAELLARHLV; via the exons aTGGCCACACCAACCTTCAGCACCCACAACCCTgatca CGTGCGAGACGGCAGTGGCTTTGAAGAGTGGTGGACGCTACACGGCCAAGGGAGCCGGAAA CGGGGTGAGCAGGCCAGGGCCGTTCCCCCGGCGGGTCGCCCCGGGCCTCGGGGTAAAGTAAAGGGCAGCGGCTGCGGCCAGGAGCGCCCGCACCGCGAGGGCTCCTCAGCCCGCACGTCCCGTCGCCTGCTGAGTGAAAGGCGAGCGCGCGGAGCCGTGAGGCGGCTCGGGTACTCTGGGGTGGACGGCTGCGCACGTCCATCGGAAGCGCTCTGCTGTAGTTTTCGATGGGCTCGTTCATTCAGAATCTGGATTTGTTCTGTTCTGACCTGTTCCCATTTTATTCAGAGCTTCTGGCTCCCGCATCTCCATTGGCCACTAACGCGCTGTTACCCTGACTTCGGGTCTCGGCTCCAGGGAGGGTCATCCTTTCGCCCCCCACTTCGGCAGACAGCAGGAAGCCGCGCCGGGGACCCTAGCCTCCGGGCAGGTCGTGGAGACCAGCGGTCCCTGACGGGCGCCGGGTCGGGCTCCTCCGGGGAGCAAGGAGACGCGAGGCGGAGCAGCTCCGGGTCCCGGACCCGCGCGGCTCCCGCTCCGTGCCGCCCCGAGTCCGCTCCCCCGAGAAGACGCCTTAGGACTGACCCGTGGGGACGCCGGTTCTCTCCCGCTCG ctgctaCAAAGGCCTGACAAACACAGGGGCCTTTTTGGAGGCTCACTTCGGAGAACACGAACAAGGGAGAGGTGTGGGGCGGGGCGAGCGGGAGAAAATAGCCCCGGGAGGGAAGGGGACAGGAAAGCGCGGAGGACGACACAGAAGGAGGGAGGACCTGAGGCGCGGAAGGCAGAGGCGCTGCTGGGCCACCCACCGCGGCTGCGGTTTCCGTCGCTGCCTTTGGGCGACCGCAGCTCCTCTCCCGGGAGCGCTCCCACCCTTTCCTGACCCGCACGGGAACCCGGTGCCTCCCCAAGCCGCAGAGCTGCTTGCCCGGCACCTGGTCTGA